The genomic segment CTTTAGAGGATAAGGTAACGGTTGATGGCTTTGGTTCTGCCGTTACACGAAAACTTAGGCAAAGATAAGCATGTAGAAAGCTTATGATTTCCTCGTTTGGACGAGGGTTCGATTCCCTCCAGCTCCACAGCTGCGATTAAATAGTCCTTGAATTTCAGTGATTCAGGGACTTTTCTTTTCATTAATGATTGATATTTTTATGGGATCATTCTTACGGTATTAGCAAAAAATATGCTTCCTTTGTGAAGTAAACCTAATGATAATCTGTGAATGGAACACCAAAAACACACTTCACTGAAAGATATGGCCCGGATACTTGGAGTATCTATTCCCACAGTGTCAAGAGCTTTGAAGGATAGCCCGGAAATCAGTCGTGAACTTTGTGCCAGGGCCAAGCAATTGGCGAGGGAGATGAACTATCGTCCCAATCCTTTTGCTATGAGCCTTCGGAAGAACACTCCGAGGATTATAGGGGTGGTAGTACCTGAAATCGTAACGCATTTCTTTTCTTCCATATTGAGTGGTATAGAGGATATGGCGATAGCTAATGGGTATTTTGTGATTATAGCTACTTCGCATGAGTTGTACGAACACGAGAAAAGAAATATAGAGAATCTGGTGAATATGCGTGTAGAGGGCATTATAGCGTGCCTGTCGCAGGAGACTACCGATTATCGTCATTTCACAACTCTGTCCGATATCAACATGCCGGTTGTTCTGTTTGATCGCGTCTGTTTGCCGGAACTCTTTTCCACTGTGGTGGCAGACGGGGTTCAGTCGGCTCAAAAAGCTACGCAGCATTTATTGGATAATGGAAGCAGGCGCATTGCATTCATTGGCGGGGCCAATCATCTGGACATAGTGAAACGGAGAAAGCATGGCTATTTGGAGGCGTTGCGCGAGAATAAGATACCTATTGAAAGGGAACTGGTGGTGTGCCGTAAGATTGACTATGAGGAAGGCAAGATTGCGACAGAAACATTATTGTCCCTTCCTGAGCCGCCTGATGCTATTCTTGCCATGAATGATACGTTGGCATTCGCGGCAATGGAAGTTATAAAGAGGCATGGGCTTCGTATTCCGCAAGACGTAGCTCTTATAGGATACACAGATGAGCAGCATGCTAATTATGTAGAGCCTAAGCTCTCGGCCATATCCCACCAAACCTATCTGATGGGTGAAACGGCCTGCCGTTTACTCATCGAACAGATAAGGGGAGACAAAACGATCAAGCAGGTGGTTATTCCCACTCATTTGCAAATCAGGGAAAGCAGTGTGAAAAAATAATATGATCAGCCTTTCTTGTGAGATTTTGCGGCACATTCGGGGCATAGCCCTTTCAGCACATAATTGATGCTGCTGAGGGTAAATCCCTCCGGCACTTGTACTACCGGGGTGGGGATGTTGTTGAAACAGAACGTTTTGTTGCATCCCTCACAATGAAAATGGGTATGCAGGTCGTTGACCTCGCAGGAGCAACCGGCGCTGCAGACTGCATATTTGAAAGAGCCTGTCCCGTCGTCAATGCTGTGCACAAGATGGTGGGACAGGAAAAGGGTGATGGTGCGGAAAATGGAAGATTTATCCACCGTATCCAGTATCTTTTCCAAATCGAGCAGAGAGACGGAACGTCCTGCTTTCAGCATGGCTTGCAACACCAAGATACGTATGGCGGTTGGTTGTATCTCTCTTTTGGCCAATAGGTCTAAATAATCTTTTTCTTCCATAATGTGGTCCGGCTTTTCTTATTTTACCAGTTTCTGTATTCGGATAGCATTTACTATGGCAATGAGGGCTACGCCGACATCTGCAAAGACAGCTTCCCATAGGGTTGCCAATCCGCCGGCGCCTAAGATCAGCACCGATAACTTAACCCCGAACGTCAGCAAAATGTTCTGCCAGACCACCCGGTGCGTCTGCTTGCCCACACGAATGGCGGTAGCCACTTTGGAGGGCTGGTCGGTTTGGATTACCACGTCGGCGGTTTCGATGGCGGCGTCGCTGCCTAATCCTCCCATTGCAATTCCCACGTGGCTGAGGGCAAGGACAGGAGCGTCGTTGATGCCGTCGCCAACAAAGGCTATCCGGTTATCCGCATCTTGCCGCAACTCCTCTATGTGTTCTACTTTTCCGTCGGGCAGAAGGTCGCCATAGGCTTGTGCCACTCCCAATTTCTGTGCAAAGTTAGTGACAATAGCCTGTTTGTCGCCCGATAATATCTGAATATTATTGATATTTAAGGCTTTCAGGTCTTTTATGGCTTTGTGTGCGTCTGCTTTCAGCGTGTCGGACAGCAGCAGATAGCCCGCATAAGTTGAGTTGATGGCACAGACTGCTATTGTATCGGCTATTTCGGATAGCTCTTGGGGATATTCCACTTTATATTTGGACAATAAGCGGGTGTTGCCAACGAGGACGTGCTGCCCGTCTATCATTGCTTCAAGGCCATGACCTGCGATTTCCGTAATGTCCGTTGCTGAAACAAGCGGTATCTGTCTTTGTCCGGCATAGCTTGTAATGGCTTTTGCTATGGGATGCGTACTGTTGCGTTCGGTGGAAGCGATGGCTTGTATCAGTTTTTCTTCGGATATGTCGGGGCGCGTATGGCAGGACTGTACCTCGAATGTGCCTTGGGTCAGCGTACCTGTCTTGTCGAATACCACCGTATTGATTCCGGTTATGGCATCCAGGTAGTTCCCTCCTTTGAACAGTATGCCCAAGCGGGATGCAGCGCCGATGCCTCCGAAGTATCCCAAAGGAATACTTACCACCAGAGCGCAAGGACATGAGATAACCAGGAACACAAGCGCCCGGTACAGCCAGTCGTTGAAAACGAATATGAACTGTGCATTCATCAATGAATAGAGGAAGGGCAACAGCACTATCAATAGGGCGAGCCCTGTTACAATCGGTGTATAGATACGTGCGAACTTGCGGATGAACAATTCGGCAGGCGCTTTGCGCTCGGATGCGTTCTGCACCAGCTCCAGTATGCGGGAGAGGGCGCTTTTCTCGAAGGGTTTCGTGACTTCCACCCTGACCACCTTGTCGGTGGCAATCATCCCGGCAAGCACTTCTTCACCTTTCCGGATGGTGCGCGGCACGCTTTCGCCTGTGAGGGCGGAGGTGTTGAATGAGGCGGCCTCACCCAGCATTTTCCCGTCCAGCGGAATACGTTCTCCGGTTTTCACTTCGATAATCTCGCCTACCTGTACGTTGCGGGGCGATTCGGTAACGGCTGCGTTGTCTCTGATGACTGTCGCTGTCTCCGGACGGACATCCAGCAGTGCGCCGATGTTCCGCTTTGCCCTGCTGACAGCCTTGTTTTGGAATAGCTCTCCCAGTGAGTAGAACAGCATTACGGCTACTCCTTCCGGATATTCCCTAATGTAGAAAGCTCCTAAAGTGGCGACGGACATCAGTGTGAACTCACTGAAAATGTCCTTTTGCAGAATACTTTCCCAAGCCTCTTTCAGGACGGGCAAGCCTACGGGCAGGTATGCCAGTGAGTACCAGACAAAGGTAACGGTTCCGTTCTTGAAGAATTCCGTATTTGCCATGCTCAGGGCTATTCCGCTGAAAAGAATGACGGATGAGAGCAATATTCTCCAGTATTCCTTAAAGAAGCCGGCTTTTTCCGGCATGTTCTTGGTCTGTGCATTGTCATGCGCACAGCAACATGTACAACTATGATGTGCCATACTGCTTTTTTTATTTTTAATGCAAAGATAAGGGATAGGAGATGCAACCAAGTTGCAAAGTTAGATTGATGCCGCCCAAGTGTGGGTTTATATGCTCCTGCCGGGCAACAATTATAGGATATCAATCGTTGTTGAGTTAAGAAAAAAATTATATCTTTGTTCGTAGAATTAGGTATTCATGAAGATTTTGAACCCGATTACGAACTTAAATTTATCTTTATGAAACGATTCTTCCTTTTTTCCGCTTTGGCTGTATGCTTGGCGTTGGCAGGATGTAATGAACGTCAGGAACATTCCTTATCTTCTGTTGCACAGATGCCTGTATCTGCCGACACCGTTGTGCCCGTAGTGGAAGTCCCCCGAAAAGAGAAGCTGCTGACGGCGGACGATGTGACGCTTACCAAAGATTTGCTTTATGACACTTATACGCTGGAAGACACCTATCCGTATAAGGATACGGTGCGTTCCTTCAAGTGGGATGTGATTCGCAACTGTCTGGCTTATATTGAGAACATGCAACGGGACTCTGTGCAGTGGGTGGTGTTGCAGAATTATAAGAATATGAACCGGGAGGCTCCTTTGGTGCGTAATTTCGTGCGTAACACTTGCCGTCGTGTGGCAGATACGCTCGGAGTGGAGCGTTACCAATCCGTTCCTCTGTACCTGCCGGGCGATACACTGGTTCCCGAACGTTATGGCAGGGACGGGACATTGGCCTGCCTGCGGGGAATGGAGGGCAGCTTCGACCGTATCCTTCCCATTACTTTGGAAGATGAATGGCTGGTTCCCCACCGCTATCTGAAGCGGTTGGACGATAGTACCGCCTTTAATCACGTGGTGTTCGTAGACCGTCTGGACCAGAACATCACTACGCTGGAACGTGTGGACAAGGGACACTGGAAAATCCGTAGCATGAATCCCGCCACTACGGGGAGGCATGCACCGCCATATGCGCAGGAAACCCCGCTGGGCATGTATCTGCTCCAACAAAAGAAGTCGCGCATGGTCTTTCTGAAAGACGGTTCTGCGGCGACGGGAGGATATGCGCCTTATGCCAGCCGTTTCACCAATGGGGCCTACATTCATGGAGTGCCGGTGAACGTTCCGCGTACGGAGATGATTGAATATAGCTGGTCGCTGGGCACCACACCGCGCTCGCACATGTGTGTGCGCAATGCCACCTCACACGCTAAATTCATCTTCGACTGGGCGCCGGAGGAGCGTTCTTTAGTAGTTGTTATCGAATAGTACCTTCCTTTTTAACTATCTGTGTGATAGTGATGTGGATGAAAACTGCTAACTTTGTCGCCGGTATTTTTCAGGTCGATACTTATGTTGCGATTTTGCTTGTCCTTTTTACTCTTGTTTTTTCCCTGTTTCCTGTTTTTTGGAAACAGGTATTCTGCCGATGTGCCGGACCGGAAGGATGTTGCGTTGGCGGTGGAGGCTGCCGCATGTGCCCAGCTGTACCGCACCATGCAGCTGGAAGGCATAGTGGGGTGGGATGCTTTCCGCCAGGCAGTAACGGGTTATCATAAAATAGCAGGCCGCAAACGGGATGTACTGACACTGATCGATTTCTCCCGCCCGTCCACCGAGAAGCGCCTTTTTGTGTTCGACATGAAACAGCACAGGCTATTGTTCTCCTCCGTTGTGTCGCATGGGAAGAACAGCGGCGGGGTGTATGCCACTTCTTTCTCCAACGAATACGGCTCTTATAAAAGTTCCTTAGGTTTCTACCTGACGGAGACCACCTATCAGGGAAAAAACGGTTACTCCCTCATCCTCAACGGGCTGGAAAGGGGTATCAACGACCGCGCCCGCGAACGTGCCATTGTGATGCATGGAGCTGCCTATGCCGACCCTTCGGTTGTGGGCAAAGGCGGACGTCTGGGGCGCAGCTTCGGCTGTCCGGCTGTTCCGCAGAAACTCACCCGCCCCATCATCGACGCCATCAAGGGAGGAAGCGTGATGTATATCTATGCCGAAACTCCCGACTATCTGGCGCACAGTTCCGTACTTTCCGGATATCGGGCATAAAACTGCTTTTGTAAAGTGCTGAGTGACAATAGGGTCATAGTCCCACTATTTTTCATAGTGTGGGAACTATTTTCCCAATACGATTGAACCATGTTCCCAATACGACTGAACTATATTCCCAATAGGGCTGAATTGTGTTCCCAATATAGTGGAATCATATATCCTGTTTGAATCATCGGTTTGCATTATAATAATTATAAATTCTTGCATATAAAAGTTGTTTTTATATCTTTGCAATGATTTCAGGCGCTTAATGCGTTAAGGTCTGGAAGGTGTTTTTATTAGTAAAGAAAGGGCGTTAAGAATATTATCTTGTACTGAAACCTGAACAATTTCATTCTTCAAGGATAATAAACGGAGACGCTCATGTCAGAGTTATATATCTGCCCCATGCGTAGGGGGAGTTTATATATCGTTTGGCGTGGGCTATTGTTTATTATTTGAAGAAGGGCAGTTCAGGGCCTCAGTGCAGTAATATTCAATAGTTCCCACGCTACTTGTTTATAATTGCATCAGCAGGGGACGGGGTGCATTAATAATTTAATAGTATGAAGAAACATGTGTTGTTAATGATTATGGTGCTTATGTCTCTGAATGTGGTGGCGCAGGAGATGGAAGAGTTTTTCGGCTGTGATATGTACGGAATTACTAATGTGGTGCATGGAGAAAAAGAAGAGTGCTGGTACATTACTAAGGTAGAGCCTTATTCTCAGGTTGATATGGCAGGCCTTAGGGCTGGTGACCTGCTGACAAGCTCAGATACGGTTAATAATGTTTATCATGTTGGAGGAAGTAAACAACTTGTGAATGTAGGAAGCTATATGGAACTGGAGAAAGACAGCTATCTCACAGAACTGGAAGTCATGGATAAGGGAAAAACAAAGTATGGCCTTGTCGGATATAGAACATGGAATAGTAATCCTTTCATTTATAAAAATACGCAAGTTTATTCTGATCCAGAGGTTTCTTTGTATGATTACTCTACATTTGATTTTGAGTTTACAGAAAACAACGTGATCCAGCAAAAAGAGATTTCCGGAATCATAGAAAAAGAACTGAACAAAAAGAATCTAAAGCGGGATAAGGATAATCCGGACGTTCTTATCTTTATCAATTATTATTCGGATCGTCGTGAAAACTATACACCGCCTACACAAGAAATTATAACTCGTTATAAGTATGGTTATGAAATTGGTTCAGGTTGGGGACCCCGCCAATATATAGAATCACAAACACGAGGAGGGTATACCAAAGTGTTGAATCTGATGAAATTCACCATTACAATGCTTGATGCAGAGAAAGTGAGAAAAGGCTGCAAGGTAACTCCCATAATTTGGAACGCCGATTTTGAAGTTCCTGATTTCAGTGTTATCCCTCCTTTAAAACCCTTTTGTACAGATGTTGCTGAATTCATGTTTTGCCAGTTCCCGATAGTTCACCCCTATAACCAGTCTATTAGTAAAAAATGTTACTATCAGGCAGTCGGCCTTCTTTTTGAAAAAAAGAAGCCTAAAGTCATCTATCATGTTTTGAAAGGATCGCCTGCGGAAAAGGCCGGATTAAAAGCTGGAGATGAATTTGTGAAATATGGGAAAGAAAAATTCATTGACGAAGACAGCGGTAATACCAGTTTTGATATGCTCATTAAGCGCAAGAACGGTAAGAAAGAAACGATTCATTTTGATAATGTTAAAAGTTATGAGGTTTTGGATATTCAGTAGTCGGTGTCGGCTGCGGCTTTGCTGCGGATAAATAAAAATTAGTGTATCTTTGCGTCGGTAGTTAGCTGGAGATGACCGGACGGAAGATTATACATATTGATATGGACGCCTTCTACGCATCCGTAGAACAGCGCGACAATCCCGAACTGCGTGGTAAGCCGGTGGCGGTGGGACATGCGGAAGAGCGGGGCGTGGTAGCTGCTGCCAGCTATGAAGCCCGCCGGTTCGGGGTGCGTTCGGCGATGTCGTCGCAGAAGGCGAAGCGGCTGTGTCCGCAGCTGGTCTTCATTCCGGGGCGCATGGATGTGTATAAGTCGGTATCCCGTCAGATACATGAGATTTTCCATGAATATACGGATGTCATAGAACCGATCTCGTTGGATGAGGCTTTCTTGGATGTGACGGAAAACAAGCCCGGCATTCCTTTGGCTGTGGACATAGCCAAAGAAATCAAGCGGAAAGTGCGCGAGCGGCTGAGTCTGGTGGCTTCTGCCGGGGTTTCCTATAACAAGTTTCTTGCCAAAATAGCGTCCGATTATCGTAAACCGGACGGCTTATGCACTATTCATCCCGATCAGGCTTTGGAGTTTATAGCTCGTTTGCCGATAGAGAGTTTTTGGGGAGTGGGCCCGGTGACGGCAAAGAAGATGCATGTCTTGGGAATACACAATGGCGAACAGCTTCGTGCCTGTTCGCAGGCAATGCTGATGCGTGAGTTTGGGAAAGTGGGAGGTGTTTATTATGATTTTGCCAGGGGGATTGATCTTCGTCCGGTAGAGGCAGTGCGTGTCCGCAAGTCTGTCGGGTGTGAGCATACCCTGGAAAAGGACATCAACCGCCGGGCATCGGTCATTATCGAACTGTATCATGCGGCGGTGGAACTGGTGGGACGTTTGGAGCATAAGAATTTCCGGGGGAATACGCTGACGCTGAAAATCAAGTTCCATGATTTCAGTCAGATCACCCGCAGCATTACGCAATCCGGGGAGCTGACCACGCTCGATGCCATTCTTCCATTGGCAAAGCAACTGTTGAAGGAAGTGGACTACGAGCATCATCCCATCCGGCTGATAGGCCTTTCGGTCTCCAATCCTCGTGAAGAAAACGATGAAAAAGGCGTTTGGGAACAACTGAGTTTTGAATTTAGGGACTGGGAATTTGATAAATAAGCGGAAAAGAATGTTATATTTGTACCGAACATAAAAAAAATGATGCAATGGGTTGTCTAATGAATGTCTTGTGGCTGGTGTTTGGCGGCATCTTTACTGCCGTAGAGTACATGATAGCCAGTTTGTTGATGATGATTACAATCGTGGGAATTCCTTTCGGCATGCAGACCATGAAAATGGCGGGGCTTGCTTTGTGGCCTTTCGGCAAGGATGTGCGCAGTGGCGACCGTTCAAGCGGATGCCTTTACATTCTGATGAATGTATTGTGGATTTTTCTGGGAGGAATATGGATTTGCCTTTCGCATTTAGGATTCGGAATATTGCTGTGCATCACTATAATCGGTATTCCTTTCGGCATGCAGCATTTTAAGCTTGCAGCCCTGGCACTGGCTCCTTTCGGAAAGGACATCGTGACGGTGTAGGTATGCCGGCCCCGCACAGGCGGGAGAACTGTAAAAGAAGAGGGCAGGAAACTGAAAAATTTCCTGCCCTCGTTCATTTTATTTAAAGGTGTAATTTACATGGTTATGGAGGCTTGCTTTGCAAGCAGTTTTTGCAGTCTGCCGTTCAGTGTTTGGCACATAGCTCCGTTGCCCATTGCCTGATAGCGTTTGATACGGTACTGTAACATAAAAATCTCATTAGAACTCTTTTTCATAATCTTCTTCTTTTTTTGCCTTCCGCGTTTCGGAAAGCTGTTAAACATCTTTTATTGTTTTCTCTATTATCAACACTGCAAAGATACGAATTATTTATGAAAATACATGTTGTACAACATAAGAATATTCATAATAGGTCAATTATAGGGTAAAAATACGTAGTTTTGCCTCCGGTATTACAAAACGGTTACATTCGGGAGGAATATGATGAATAAATTGGTCTCACTTTTGCGAAGCCCTTATCCGGTGCTGTTTCAGCGGTGGAAATCGGTGGTTATACCTTCGGCCATTGTGGCCTTTATACTCTATGCGTTCCAGCCGTTTGGCATCTCCTTGAAAGAAGGAAGCAAGTTGGGGATAGCCATAGGGTCGGGGGGCATTACGGCGGGAGCGTCTGTCATCTGCCATTATTTGCTGCCGGCACTGTTTCCTTCTTACTATAAAGAGCAGCATTGGACGCTGGGCAAATATGTCTTGGACCTGCTTCTGCTCTTCTTTCTGATAGCGGTGGGGTTATGGCTTTATATATCGTGGCTGAGCGGCATAGGGATGAATGGCTCATTGTTCCTCTTGGTATGCACGTGGGTGATGATTCTGGCTCCTTTCCCGCTTGTCTTTTGCCTGATATGGAACCGGAATATGGTGTTGGCGCGCAATCTGAAGGAAGCGGCCGAAATAAACTCTTTCCTGTCGAGGAAGATGTCTGCGGAGGGTGACGGAAACTCTCCCGAAAAGAAAGAAGGAGACACAGGCAGGCTGGTCTTTTCCGGCGGGACAAAGGATGTGCTGGAGGTGAGCGATTGTGATTTCCTTTATGCGGAGGCCGAGGGAAATTATGTGAGGGTGGTTTTTGCTGCTGCCGGAGATGGGAAACCGGTGCGGAAGTTGCTGCGTATAACGATGAAGCAGGCGGAGGAGACCGTTGCACGTTGTCCCCTCATCATCCGTTGCCATCGTGCTTTTCTGGTCAATGTGCAGAAGGTGGTGGAAGTGTATGGAAACTCGCAGGGATGCCGCCTGAGGCTGGGAGGCTGCCGGGAGGAAGTACCCGTATCCAGAGCCTGTGTGAAGCAGGTGAAAGCCCTGATAGAAGATAGGGTGTAGGCTTTGTTATTCGTCACAGAAATACGCTGTTTGTCACAGGGCACAAGCGTTTTGTCACATATCCGGGCGGTCTGTCCCGGATATTTTTTTGCTTCTGATTCTTCATTTATGTTTGCTGCCGAAAACAAAAAAGTAGAATCAGAAATAGAAAAACGGAATGAAGCGGAAAACATTTTTTTCAGTATTGGGAGCCTTGTTGATCTTACAGTCTGCCGCAGCGCAGAAAGCGGT from the Bacteroides eggerthii genome contains:
- a CDS encoding LacI family DNA-binding transcriptional regulator; its protein translation is MEHQKHTSLKDMARILGVSIPTVSRALKDSPEISRELCARAKQLAREMNYRPNPFAMSLRKNTPRIIGVVVPEIVTHFFSSILSGIEDMAIANGYFVIIATSHELYEHEKRNIENLVNMRVEGIIACLSQETTDYRHFTTLSDINMPVVLFDRVCLPELFSTVVADGVQSAQKATQHLLDNGSRRIAFIGGANHLDIVKRRKHGYLEALRENKIPIERELVVCRKIDYEEGKIATETLLSLPEPPDAILAMNDTLAFAAMEVIKRHGLRIPQDVALIGYTDEQHANYVEPKLSAISHQTYLMGETACRLLIEQIRGDKTIKQVVIPTHLQIRESSVKK
- a CDS encoding Fur family transcriptional regulator; the encoded protein is MEEKDYLDLLAKREIQPTAIRILVLQAMLKAGRSVSLLDLEKILDTVDKSSIFRTITLFLSHHLVHSIDDGTGSFKYAVCSAGCSCEVNDLHTHFHCEGCNKTFCFNNIPTPVVQVPEGFTLSSINYVLKGLCPECAAKSHKKG
- a CDS encoding heavy metal translocating P-type ATPase translates to MAHHSCTCCCAHDNAQTKNMPEKAGFFKEYWRILLSSVILFSGIALSMANTEFFKNGTVTFVWYSLAYLPVGLPVLKEAWESILQKDIFSEFTLMSVATLGAFYIREYPEGVAVMLFYSLGELFQNKAVSRAKRNIGALLDVRPETATVIRDNAAVTESPRNVQVGEIIEVKTGERIPLDGKMLGEAASFNTSALTGESVPRTIRKGEEVLAGMIATDKVVRVEVTKPFEKSALSRILELVQNASERKAPAELFIRKFARIYTPIVTGLALLIVLLPFLYSLMNAQFIFVFNDWLYRALVFLVISCPCALVVSIPLGYFGGIGAASRLGILFKGGNYLDAITGINTVVFDKTGTLTQGTFEVQSCHTRPDISEEKLIQAIASTERNSTHPIAKAITSYAGQRQIPLVSATDITEIAGHGLEAMIDGQHVLVGNTRLLSKYKVEYPQELSEIADTIAVCAINSTYAGYLLLSDTLKADAHKAIKDLKALNINNIQILSGDKQAIVTNFAQKLGVAQAYGDLLPDGKVEHIEELRQDADNRIAFVGDGINDAPVLALSHVGIAMGGLGSDAAIETADVVIQTDQPSKVATAIRVGKQTHRVVWQNILLTFGVKLSVLILGAGGLATLWEAVFADVGVALIAIVNAIRIQKLVK
- a CDS encoding L,D-transpeptidase; its protein translation is MKRFFLFSALAVCLALAGCNERQEHSLSSVAQMPVSADTVVPVVEVPRKEKLLTADDVTLTKDLLYDTYTLEDTYPYKDTVRSFKWDVIRNCLAYIENMQRDSVQWVVLQNYKNMNREAPLVRNFVRNTCRRVADTLGVERYQSVPLYLPGDTLVPERYGRDGTLACLRGMEGSFDRILPITLEDEWLVPHRYLKRLDDSTAFNHVVFVDRLDQNITTLERVDKGHWKIRSMNPATTGRHAPPYAQETPLGMYLLQQKKSRMVFLKDGSAATGGYAPYASRFTNGAYIHGVPVNVPRTEMIEYSWSLGTTPRSHMCVRNATSHAKFIFDWAPEERSLVVVIE
- a CDS encoding murein L,D-transpeptidase catalytic domain family protein, whose translation is MLRFCLSFLLLFFPCFLFFGNRYSADVPDRKDVALAVEAAACAQLYRTMQLEGIVGWDAFRQAVTGYHKIAGRKRDVLTLIDFSRPSTEKRLFVFDMKQHRLLFSSVVSHGKNSGGVYATSFSNEYGSYKSSLGFYLTETTYQGKNGYSLILNGLERGINDRARERAIVMHGAAYADPSVVGKGGRLGRSFGCPAVPQKLTRPIIDAIKGGSVMYIYAETPDYLAHSSVLSGYRA
- a CDS encoding DUF4136 domain-containing protein, translating into MEEFFGCDMYGITNVVHGEKEECWYITKVEPYSQVDMAGLRAGDLLTSSDTVNNVYHVGGSKQLVNVGSYMELEKDSYLTELEVMDKGKTKYGLVGYRTWNSNPFIYKNTQVYSDPEVSLYDYSTFDFEFTENNVIQQKEISGIIEKELNKKNLKRDKDNPDVLIFINYYSDRRENYTPPTQEIITRYKYGYEIGSGWGPRQYIESQTRGGYTKVLNLMKFTITMLDAEKVRKGCKVTPIIWNADFEVPDFSVIPPLKPFCTDVAEFMFCQFPIVHPYNQSISKKCYYQAVGLLFEKKKPKVIYHVLKGSPAEKAGLKAGDEFVKYGKEKFIDEDSGNTSFDMLIKRKNGKKETIHFDNVKSYEVLDIQ
- the dinB gene encoding DNA polymerase IV yields the protein MTGRKIIHIDMDAFYASVEQRDNPELRGKPVAVGHAEERGVVAAASYEARRFGVRSAMSSQKAKRLCPQLVFIPGRMDVYKSVSRQIHEIFHEYTDVIEPISLDEAFLDVTENKPGIPLAVDIAKEIKRKVRERLSLVASAGVSYNKFLAKIASDYRKPDGLCTIHPDQALEFIARLPIESFWGVGPVTAKKMHVLGIHNGEQLRACSQAMLMREFGKVGGVYYDFARGIDLRPVEAVRVRKSVGCEHTLEKDINRRASVIIELYHAAVELVGRLEHKNFRGNTLTLKIKFHDFSQITRSITQSGELTTLDAILPLAKQLLKEVDYEHHPIRLIGLSVSNPREENDEKGVWEQLSFEFRDWEFDK
- a CDS encoding YccF domain-containing protein, which codes for MGCLMNVLWLVFGGIFTAVEYMIASLLMMITIVGIPFGMQTMKMAGLALWPFGKDVRSGDRSSGCLYILMNVLWIFLGGIWICLSHLGFGILLCITIIGIPFGMQHFKLAALALAPFGKDIVTV
- a CDS encoding LytTR family DNA-binding domain-containing protein codes for the protein MMNKLVSLLRSPYPVLFQRWKSVVIPSAIVAFILYAFQPFGISLKEGSKLGIAIGSGGITAGASVICHYLLPALFPSYYKEQHWTLGKYVLDLLLLFFLIAVGLWLYISWLSGIGMNGSLFLLVCTWVMILAPFPLVFCLIWNRNMVLARNLKEAAEINSFLSRKMSAEGDGNSPEKKEGDTGRLVFSGGTKDVLEVSDCDFLYAEAEGNYVRVVFAAAGDGKPVRKLLRITMKQAEETVARCPLIIRCHRAFLVNVQKVVEVYGNSQGCRLRLGGCREEVPVSRACVKQVKALIEDRV